Proteins found in one Maridesulfovibrio sp. genomic segment:
- the ispH gene encoding 4-hydroxy-3-methylbut-2-enyl diphosphate reductase has protein sequence MVDVIRAETAGFCMGVDLALNKLDSLIERNESGKIYILGPIIHNPQVLEDYEKQGIITATNPDEVPEDAYVVIRAHGVPKSVEDELRKRGVNVIDATCPKVKKAQLLIQRNTEDNRVLLLYGEDSHPEVKGLLSYGPAGPHLFDSLEELQNLDLDPAQKYCLAAQTTQDRAIYTKCINYLESKKIDFVTLNTICDATRQRQDEAIALSGEVDHMIVVGGRISGNTRRLVQVVEAAGTKCTHVETAEELPREELKKLNKIGLTAGASTPKRLVDDIKQILKSL, from the coding sequence ATGGTTGATGTAATCAGGGCTGAAACAGCCGGATTCTGCATGGGTGTAGACCTCGCCCTTAATAAACTTGATTCCCTTATTGAAAGAAACGAAAGCGGAAAAATATATATTCTGGGACCTATCATTCACAACCCGCAGGTTTTGGAAGATTATGAAAAACAGGGCATCATCACCGCCACAAACCCGGATGAAGTTCCTGAAGATGCGTATGTGGTGATCCGCGCCCACGGTGTTCCTAAATCCGTGGAAGACGAACTGCGCAAGCGCGGGGTGAATGTGATCGACGCAACTTGCCCTAAAGTAAAAAAAGCGCAGCTGCTTATCCAGAGAAATACAGAAGATAACCGCGTGCTGCTGCTTTACGGTGAAGACAGCCACCCGGAGGTAAAAGGACTGCTCAGCTACGGCCCGGCAGGACCGCACCTTTTCGATTCCCTTGAGGAACTGCAAAATCTCGATCTGGACCCGGCCCAGAAATACTGTCTGGCTGCCCAGACAACTCAGGACCGCGCCATCTATACCAAATGCATCAACTACCTTGAAAGCAAGAAAATTGATTTCGTAACCCTGAACACCATCTGCGATGCCACCCGCCAGCGTCAGGATGAGGCCATCGCCCTCTCCGGAGAAGTTGATCACATGATTGTTGTCGGCGGACGCATTTCAGGCAATACCCGACGTCTGGTGCAGGTTGTCGAAGCCGCGGGTACTAAGTGCACCCACGTTGAAACAGCCGAAGAACTGCCCCGGGAAGAACTTAAAAAGCTGAACAAGATCGGTCTCACCGCCGGGGCATCAACCCCCAAACGTCTGGTGGACGACATCAAACAGATTCTCAAAAGCCTGTAA
- a CDS encoding aspartate aminotransferase family protein, with protein sequence MSSEIVKEYRNRLAEAYELHRKYVNPQFVRVLEVIGYDRNYVSSEGAYLTDAKGVQVLDFLAGFGVYNIGRNHPFVADVLKEMMDEKTASIVQMDLGVMSGMLAEKLAKLAPGDLEAVFFTNSGTESVEGALKFARQASGKHKLVHCHHAFHGLTLGSLSVNANPEFRNRNEPLLPDCVAVPFNDLEALEDALKGGDVGAFIFETVQGKGVFVPDEGYLQGVRELCDKYGTYMIADEVQCGMGRTGKMFAVDHWGVKPDILAISKALSGGYVPVGAIITTREIHGKIFDSMERCFAHSNTFGQNDLAMAAGLATIEILEKDKLADNAAAMGARIEEGLKKLADKYEMLTEVRAKGLMIGMQFGEPKSMALKASWKLLHKMNDDLFCQMITMPLLEKHNILSQVAGHGLDTVKILPPLMINDADVDKFLAAMDDVLKEAHKITGSAWKTVKDLGIRTARTS encoded by the coding sequence ATGAGTTCTGAAATTGTAAAAGAATATAGAAATAGACTCGCGGAAGCCTACGAGCTGCACCGCAAATATGTAAATCCTCAGTTTGTGCGTGTTCTCGAAGTTATCGGCTATGATCGTAATTATGTGTCTTCCGAGGGGGCGTACCTGACCGATGCCAAGGGAGTTCAGGTCCTTGATTTTCTGGCCGGGTTCGGTGTTTACAACATCGGACGCAATCATCCTTTTGTGGCTGATGTGCTTAAGGAAATGATGGATGAAAAAACTGCCAGCATAGTGCAGATGGACCTCGGTGTCATGTCCGGTATGCTGGCGGAGAAACTGGCCAAGCTTGCCCCGGGAGATCTTGAGGCCGTATTTTTCACTAATTCCGGAACTGAAAGCGTTGAGGGAGCACTTAAGTTTGCCCGGCAGGCCAGCGGAAAACATAAACTGGTTCACTGCCATCACGCTTTTCACGGTTTGACTCTCGGGTCTTTATCCGTAAATGCGAATCCCGAGTTCAGAAATCGTAATGAACCGCTCCTTCCGGATTGCGTAGCCGTGCCTTTTAATGATCTTGAGGCTCTGGAAGATGCGCTTAAAGGCGGAGATGTGGGAGCTTTTATTTTTGAAACCGTGCAGGGCAAGGGTGTTTTTGTGCCTGATGAAGGTTACCTTCAGGGAGTGCGGGAACTTTGCGATAAGTACGGTACTTATATGATTGCCGATGAAGTGCAGTGTGGTATGGGCCGTACCGGTAAGATGTTCGCCGTGGATCATTGGGGTGTTAAACCCGATATTCTGGCCATTTCCAAAGCTCTTTCCGGCGGATATGTACCTGTTGGCGCTATCATTACCACCCGCGAGATTCACGGAAAGATTTTTGATTCCATGGAGCGGTGCTTCGCCCACTCCAACACATTCGGGCAGAACGATCTGGCCATGGCGGCCGGGCTGGCGACCATCGAGATTCTGGAAAAAGACAAACTGGCGGATAATGCAGCCGCAATGGGCGCACGCATAGAAGAAGGTCTTAAGAAACTTGCCGATAAGTATGAGATGCTGACCGAAGTTCGCGCCAAGGGTTTGATGATCGGCATGCAGTTCGGTGAGCCTAAATCAATGGCTCTTAAGGCCAGCTGGAAACTGTTGCACAAAATGAATGATGACCTTTTTTGCCAGATGATCACCATGCCGTTGCTGGAGAAGCACAACATCCTCAGTCAGGTTGCCGGGCATGGTCTTGATACTGTCAAAATCCTGCCTCCGCTGATGATTAATGATGCTGATGTCGATAAATTCCTCGCCGCAATGGATGATGTGCTTAAAGAAGCGCATAAGATCACGGGTTCTGCATGGAAAACCGTAAAGGATCTTGGAATCCGTACCGCTAGGACTTCTTAG
- a CDS encoding MMPL family transporter, producing MNIFYNFLEIIIRSILRLVRKAPVAIVICAVLLAVVCAGSSALWLKLDSDQDNLISHELPFQKRNLAQIKNFGDQEYMFVVIKTGETEAGKAKAAAFATTLAAKLEKRPDLVKAVHYAMSARDMGPGVLMFASPDELRQFVSLARDFGPLGKEWFESPGLSRFLNMTAGLLSGEKGGSADSEMFGPFIGAVDNLVGEMQTSLTSGPDSESLNAPVFDLDKAGIHYFFTRNGKLLIMRILPKKNFQVMDVIGPSLNFVRSSLETVRAQYPEVDAGLTGRPVLSADEMHTTDQDMTIAAVISVIVVGVLFMFILHGWLRPMLVMGSLFCAMAWTFGFTLVTLGSLNLLSIVFALVLVGIGVDFGIHIVMRYVEAADSGFSPDEAIEEALIHTGPGVMLGGLTSVCAFYAVLGQDFVGLAELGLVGGTGIIFCLISMLTVLPSAMLIAGRRNWFPSSRPRMATMPFMEKVVSRPVAVLLVMGVLTALAYPGFQKAGFNYNLLELQAKGLESVEYEHVLINDSDESTWFAVMTRPDLDSVKSLIAELKQVPSVGRIDSILDYLPEGQQEKAEILRGEAAVLKGINLRPRNNSLVPSEVAASLKNLIAALEQLEEKLFSAGAKKELNQVGDIIDRADACLEILEKNPADAVNLTPLQNRLVSEISDSFAWLKEILEVRSVTPDDLPEHLRSLYVGKDGSFMVKISPVENVWDFDKLTGFVADLRKIDPEVTGVPVVVHESSLLMRETFLQAAGLTIILVSLILFLSSFSISYVLLSLIPLFAGIFWLLEVMGITGLSFNLANFFAIPVLIAIGVDGGVHFLARWKELSEGERLYHTSTPVAVGLSFCTTMIGFGGLLLAHHRGLASLGGIMVTGSATCLVGCMVVLPAVFRLIEKIKGK from the coding sequence ATGAATATTTTTTATAATTTCTTAGAAATAATAATTCGTTCCATTTTACGGCTGGTCCGTAAGGCACCGGTCGCCATAGTGATTTGTGCTGTTCTGCTGGCGGTAGTCTGCGCCGGCTCTTCAGCTCTCTGGCTTAAACTCGACAGCGATCAGGATAACCTGATTTCGCACGAGCTTCCTTTTCAGAAGCGAAATCTGGCTCAGATTAAAAATTTTGGTGATCAGGAATACATGTTTGTGGTCATCAAAACCGGAGAAACAGAAGCTGGTAAAGCAAAGGCGGCGGCCTTCGCTACCACACTTGCCGCAAAACTCGAAAAACGCCCTGATCTCGTTAAGGCTGTACATTACGCCATGTCTGCCCGGGACATGGGACCGGGAGTGCTTATGTTCGCCTCCCCGGATGAGTTGCGCCAGTTTGTGAGCCTAGCCCGGGATTTTGGTCCCTTAGGTAAAGAGTGGTTTGAATCTCCGGGATTATCACGTTTTCTGAATATGACAGCAGGCCTGCTTTCCGGTGAGAAGGGCGGCAGTGCTGATTCGGAAATGTTCGGGCCGTTCATTGGTGCGGTGGATAATCTTGTGGGCGAGATGCAGACTTCGCTTACTTCCGGTCCTGACAGTGAATCCCTGAATGCTCCTGTTTTCGATCTTGATAAGGCCGGAATTCATTATTTCTTCACCCGCAACGGCAAGCTGCTCATCATGCGCATTCTGCCGAAGAAGAATTTTCAGGTCATGGACGTGATCGGTCCTTCGCTGAATTTTGTGCGTTCTTCGCTGGAGACGGTCCGTGCTCAGTATCCCGAAGTTGACGCGGGGCTGACCGGACGGCCTGTGCTTTCTGCTGATGAGATGCACACTACAGATCAGGATATGACCATCGCCGCAGTCATTTCAGTGATTGTGGTCGGGGTTCTGTTCATGTTCATTCTGCACGGCTGGCTGCGGCCCATGCTGGTCATGGGATCTCTCTTTTGCGCTATGGCCTGGACTTTCGGGTTCACGCTGGTCACGCTGGGAAGTCTGAACCTGCTGTCAATCGTCTTTGCCCTTGTGTTGGTCGGTATCGGAGTTGATTTTGGTATTCACATTGTCATGCGCTATGTGGAGGCCGCCGATTCGGGGTTTTCGCCTGATGAAGCGATCGAAGAGGCTCTGATTCATACCGGACCCGGCGTTATGCTCGGTGGATTGACTTCCGTCTGCGCATTCTACGCCGTGCTGGGTCAGGATTTTGTCGGACTGGCTGAGCTGGGGCTTGTGGGCGGAACCGGTATTATCTTTTGCTTGATCTCCATGCTTACCGTGCTGCCGTCCGCAATGCTTATCGCGGGGCGCCGCAACTGGTTTCCCTCTTCCCGTCCGCGCATGGCTACCATGCCGTTCATGGAAAAGGTTGTTTCCCGTCCGGTGGCAGTGCTGCTGGTGATGGGAGTTTTGACCGCTTTGGCTTATCCCGGATTTCAAAAGGCAGGATTCAACTACAATCTGCTGGAGCTGCAGGCTAAAGGGTTGGAGTCTGTTGAGTACGAACATGTGCTGATTAATGATTCCGACGAATCGACATGGTTCGCGGTTATGACCCGCCCTGATCTTGATTCCGTGAAATCATTGATTGCGGAACTGAAGCAGGTCCCCTCTGTGGGGCGTATCGACTCCATTCTGGATTACCTGCCCGAAGGACAGCAGGAAAAGGCTGAAATCCTGCGCGGTGAAGCCGCAGTGTTGAAAGGGATCAACTTAAGGCCTCGTAATAATTCTCTTGTTCCATCCGAAGTTGCTGCTTCCCTTAAAAATTTAATTGCAGCCCTTGAGCAGCTTGAGGAAAAACTTTTTTCCGCCGGGGCCAAAAAAGAATTGAATCAGGTCGGGGATATTATCGATCGGGCAGATGCCTGTCTTGAAATTCTGGAAAAAAATCCTGCCGACGCGGTGAATCTCACTCCGCTGCAAAACAGACTGGTTAGTGAAATTTCCGATTCTTTCGCTTGGCTCAAGGAAATTCTGGAAGTGCGTTCAGTCACCCCTGATGACCTGCCTGAACATTTACGTTCACTGTACGTCGGCAAGGACGGCAGCTTTATGGTCAAGATTTCCCCGGTAGAAAATGTCTGGGATTTTGACAAGCTGACCGGATTTGTGGCTGATCTGCGTAAGATTGATCCTGAAGTAACCGGGGTTCCGGTGGTTGTACACGAGTCTTCACTGCTCATGCGGGAAACTTTTCTGCAGGCCGCCGGTCTGACTATTATTCTGGTTTCATTGATTTTGTTTCTGAGCTCTTTCAGCATCAGTTATGTACTGTTGAGTCTTATTCCGCTTTTTGCGGGGATATTCTGGCTGCTGGAGGTAATGGGGATTACCGGACTGAGCTTCAATTTAGCCAATTTCTTTGCTATTCCTGTACTTATAGCCATCGGAGTTGACGGCGGAGTTCATTTTCTGGCCCGCTGGAAGGAACTTTCCGAGGGAGAGCGTCTCTACCATACCAGTACGCCGGTGGCGGTTGGGCTTAGCTTCTGCACTACCATGATCGGTTTCGGCGGGTTGCTTCTGGCGCACCATCGCGGACTCGCCTCTCTTGGCGGGATCATGGTTACCGGGTCCGCTACCTGCCTCGTGGGCTGCATGGTTGTTTTACCTGCCGTTTTCAGATTGATTGAAAAGATTAAAGGGAAATAG
- a CDS encoding PhnD/SsuA/transferrin family substrate-binding protein — translation MFRKVTAFAFILVLVMISSASAGRFDFAVIQPGQPGTTVEAQPVMDELAVYLSAKLGEKVQGVYYNDLTKALDYLDKNKPAWSICGLTFFKSYSAKFPMTPVASTLPQGMKKDVWRLIVPASGPDSYEGVTGKVYGSMLYTPQSLEILLAGKKGGNFSPEGTRKALRMLRKVNKGRIAGVVLDAVQYSVIKDSDRYSGTKVIYTSPELPNSPVVWFGEPTDDAFRLQSVLLDMSKDPAANNLLKLLQTSGFNPADKDLK, via the coding sequence ATGTTTAGAAAAGTTACAGCGTTTGCGTTTATCCTTGTGCTGGTCATGATCAGTAGTGCTTCTGCCGGAAGATTCGACTTTGCCGTGATTCAGCCCGGCCAACCCGGAACCACAGTGGAAGCACAGCCGGTTATGGACGAGCTCGCCGTTTATCTTTCAGCAAAGCTGGGCGAGAAGGTGCAGGGCGTATATTATAATGACCTGACAAAGGCACTTGATTATCTTGATAAAAATAAACCGGCATGGTCCATTTGCGGGTTGACGTTTTTTAAGAGTTACTCTGCTAAATTTCCTATGACCCCGGTTGCTTCCACCCTGCCTCAGGGTATGAAAAAGGATGTCTGGCGTCTGATAGTTCCTGCAAGCGGCCCTGACTCATATGAAGGAGTAACCGGAAAAGTATACGGCTCCATGCTGTATACCCCGCAATCACTCGAGATCCTGTTGGCCGGTAAAAAGGGCGGTAATTTCAGCCCGGAAGGCACACGGAAGGCCCTGCGTATGTTGCGGAAAGTAAATAAAGGCCGGATCGCAGGAGTCGTGCTCGATGCTGTGCAGTACTCAGTAATAAAGGATTCGGACCGTTATTCCGGCACCAAGGTCATTTATACTTCTCCTGAGCTGCCCAACAGCCCGGTAGTCTGGTTCGGTGAGCCGACTGACGATGCTTTTCGGCTTCAGTCCGTGTTGCTGGATATGTCCAAAGATCCGGCCGCCAACAATCTTTTAAAACTATTGCAGACTTCCGGTTTCAACCCTGCTGACAAGGATCTGAAATGA
- the hpnH gene encoding adenosyl-hopene transferase HpnH — MAIPAIQVARLGKYILTQTLKGNKHYPLVLMLEPLFQCNLRCKGCGKVNQPPEILNKRLSVDECIAAVEECGAPIVSIPGGEPMLHPDMPTIVSELIKRKKFVYLCTNGILVPERINEFKPSPYLTFNLHLDGPAEVHDKVVCKQGVFDAAVRTIKLLKSKGFRVNTNTTLFGGQTAEKAAEFFDFLMDLKVDGMTLSSAFSYEAAEDQDAFLTRPQSEKLFREIFTIGKGKNWDFSHSSFYLDFLAGNQPDYKCSPWGNPCRSVHGWQRPCYLLEDGFVSSYKELMEQTDWDKFGVGNDPRCANCMVHCGFEPTAVADSVRRPIKGALLALKGVSVK, encoded by the coding sequence TTGGCAATTCCTGCAATTCAAGTAGCTAGACTCGGCAAATATATTCTCACTCAGACCTTGAAAGGTAATAAACATTACCCCTTGGTTCTTATGCTCGAACCCCTGTTTCAGTGCAATCTGCGCTGCAAGGGATGCGGTAAGGTCAACCAGCCTCCGGAAATTCTCAATAAGCGTCTTTCTGTTGATGAATGCATCGCTGCGGTGGAAGAGTGCGGAGCGCCTATTGTTTCCATTCCCGGTGGTGAGCCCATGCTGCATCCGGACATGCCGACCATCGTAAGTGAGCTGATCAAGCGCAAGAAATTTGTATATCTTTGCACCAACGGGATTCTGGTCCCTGAGCGTATCAATGAATTCAAGCCCAGCCCTTATCTGACTTTCAACCTTCATCTGGACGGACCGGCTGAAGTACATGATAAAGTTGTCTGCAAGCAGGGTGTTTTTGATGCGGCGGTAAGGACTATCAAACTGCTCAAGTCCAAGGGATTCAGGGTAAATACCAATACAACTCTTTTCGGTGGACAGACTGCTGAGAAGGCCGCTGAATTTTTCGATTTCCTCATGGATCTCAAAGTTGACGGCATGACTCTTTCCTCTGCGTTCAGTTATGAAGCCGCAGAAGATCAGGATGCTTTCCTGACCCGCCCGCAGAGTGAGAAGCTTTTCCGTGAAATTTTCACCATCGGTAAAGGCAAAAACTGGGATTTCAGCCACAGCAGCTTTTATCTAGATTTTCTTGCCGGAAATCAGCCCGACTATAAATGCTCTCCTTGGGGAAATCCCTGCCGTTCCGTACATGGCTGGCAGCGTCCCTGCTATCTGCTCGAAGACGGCTTCGTCTCCAGCTACAAGGAGCTTATGGAACAGACCGATTGGGACAAGTTCGGTGTAGGTAATGATCCCCGCTGCGCCAACTGCATGGTTCACTGCGGTTTCGAGCCCACAGCGGTTGCTGATTCCGTAAGGCGTCCCATTAAAGGAGCTCTGCTGGCACTGAAGGGTGTAAGCGTAAAATAG
- a CDS encoding phosphorylase, producing MKSIKIAIVAAMEQEAQAVCPAPQNEKTGKFQILSGTNINNVSYRCIISGIGIARAAEAARLICAEKPDLILSIGVSGGLAAGLEAGTLVAATSIHSDITDIESWFENENDAKAKSMIIPACGNIQCGKLITAASPVLTPQDKLFMHERTGALAVDMESVAVAQAAREAGIPFGCLRAVSDDYKRGIPEESLGGIDKSGRTQLSPILKSIIKRPGLILELIPMGLDYSKALKALGEILK from the coding sequence ATGAAATCAATAAAAATCGCTATAGTCGCGGCAATGGAACAGGAAGCTCAAGCAGTCTGCCCGGCACCGCAAAACGAAAAAACAGGTAAGTTCCAGATCCTCTCCGGAACAAATATAAACAACGTAAGTTATCGCTGCATTATTTCCGGGATAGGCATTGCGCGTGCTGCCGAAGCAGCAAGACTCATTTGTGCTGAAAAACCTGATTTAATTCTGAGTATCGGAGTTTCCGGCGGACTGGCGGCCGGTCTCGAAGCCGGAACCCTTGTGGCCGCCACAAGCATCCATTCCGATATCACGGATATAGAATCATGGTTTGAAAACGAGAATGACGCCAAAGCGAAAAGCATGATAATTCCGGCCTGCGGAAATATTCAGTGCGGCAAACTTATCACGGCCGCAAGCCCTGTGCTAACCCCGCAGGACAAGCTTTTCATGCACGAGCGCACCGGAGCTCTGGCTGTGGATATGGAATCCGTAGCAGTCGCGCAGGCCGCACGAGAAGCAGGAATTCCCTTCGGCTGCCTCCGCGCTGTAAGTGACGATTACAAAAGGGGCATTCCCGAAGAGTCGCTGGGAGGAATTGATAAATCAGGCAGGACTCAGCTTTCACCAATTCTCAAATCCATCATAAAACGTCCCGGCCTGATACTGGAGTTAATCCCGATGGGATTGGATTATTCAAAGGCTTTAAAAGCACTGGGTGAAATTTTAAAATAA
- a CDS encoding methyl-accepting chemotaxis protein codes for MKWFRNLRMMYKIMLPVGVLLLLTLGGMEYFATQSSSKAIEKAAKKEISALAGEYSGRILNFMTYAQGQTQGLASTFAQFRRNNIELSRKDAIAMLVGLIKGDDNFIGGSNGWEPNAFDGRDAEYANTELHDKTGRLIPYAFRAGGDIKVVPLAEYFVPGDGDYYLKPIERRRPYITPPYPYDVDGKRFMLTTIGSPIMVDGRPLGVVCVDMPITNISKLVSEIHPYGTGYAWLMMPNGNFIYHPVEERIGKNMFDLDPSANKEDLHRALAEGEPYFEIRVSAANGKRSMIQYVPIEFKNSGQRWYLAVSAPLDKILADANALTRDLLTMGGIALVLVMIAIFFVARSISKPIRVMADGAMEVAGGNFKIRLDESIFGGELKTLHSAMRAMLTGLVENISKAEKMAEEAKDQTEKAQVALEEADKSRAEAENAKREGMLHASEQLAGIVSQVASASQELTAQIDESSRGSEIQRERTAESATAMEQMNASVLEVARNAAEAADSADNARTEAENGGLIVNDAIERINRVQSMTLEMEKGLGTLGEQADGIGKIMNVITDIADQTNLLALNAAIEAARAGDAGRGFAVVADEVRKLAEKTMEATKEVGDYISAIQSGTRDNIDGMTKAAAEVSASTEQANKAGEALKGIVEIVDETAGQVRSIATASEEQSAASEQINRSIEEVNLIANDNAQAMRESSTAVGELMHLGEQLSELIEELRKA; via the coding sequence ATGAAGTGGTTCAGAAATTTAAGAATGATGTACAAGATCATGCTGCCGGTCGGAGTTCTATTGCTCCTGACTTTAGGTGGTATGGAGTATTTTGCAACGCAAAGTAGTTCTAAAGCTATTGAAAAAGCAGCAAAAAAAGAAATTTCGGCCCTTGCTGGAGAATATAGTGGACGTATTCTCAATTTTATGACCTATGCGCAAGGACAGACTCAGGGGTTGGCAAGCACTTTTGCCCAGTTTAGACGTAACAACATTGAACTGAGCAGAAAAGATGCCATCGCCATGCTTGTAGGTCTCATCAAGGGTGATGATAATTTTATCGGCGGCAGTAACGGTTGGGAACCTAATGCATTTGACGGTCGCGATGCCGAATATGCAAATACTGAATTGCACGATAAAACCGGCCGACTCATTCCGTATGCTTTCCGGGCTGGCGGAGATATCAAGGTTGTTCCCCTTGCCGAGTATTTTGTACCCGGTGACGGCGACTATTACCTAAAGCCCATTGAAAGGCGCAGACCGTATATTACTCCTCCTTATCCTTATGATGTTGATGGCAAGCGTTTCATGCTGACGACTATCGGTTCACCCATCATGGTTGATGGGCGTCCTCTCGGTGTTGTTTGTGTGGATATGCCCATCACCAATATCAGCAAACTCGTTTCTGAGATTCATCCTTACGGTACTGGTTATGCATGGTTGATGATGCCGAACGGCAACTTTATCTACCATCCGGTAGAAGAGCGTATTGGAAAAAATATGTTTGATTTAGATCCGTCAGCCAATAAAGAGGATTTACATCGGGCATTAGCAGAAGGTGAACCTTATTTTGAGATTCGTGTCTCTGCAGCGAATGGTAAGAGATCCATGATTCAGTATGTCCCCATTGAATTCAAGAATAGCGGTCAACGCTGGTATCTTGCTGTCAGCGCACCATTGGATAAAATTCTTGCTGATGCGAACGCTCTTACCCGTGACCTTTTGACCATGGGGGGAATTGCCCTTGTCCTGGTCATGATTGCAATCTTCTTTGTTGCCCGCTCTATTTCCAAACCCATCAGAGTTATGGCCGATGGAGCTATGGAAGTTGCAGGCGGTAACTTTAAAATCCGTCTTGACGAGTCCATTTTCGGTGGAGAACTCAAAACCCTGCATTCAGCTATGCGGGCAATGCTGACCGGGCTGGTTGAGAATATTTCCAAGGCTGAAAAAATGGCCGAGGAAGCCAAGGATCAAACGGAGAAAGCCCAGGTGGCTCTTGAGGAAGCTGACAAGTCCCGTGCTGAAGCTGAAAATGCCAAGCGCGAAGGCATGCTCCATGCTTCCGAGCAGTTGGCCGGTATTGTTTCTCAGGTAGCCAGTGCAAGCCAGGAGCTTACCGCCCAAATTGATGAATCCAGCCGTGGTTCTGAGATCCAGCGTGAACGCACAGCTGAGTCTGCCACTGCTATGGAACAGATGAATGCCAGTGTCTTGGAAGTTGCGCGTAACGCGGCCGAAGCTGCAGATTCCGCAGATAACGCTCGTACTGAAGCGGAGAATGGCGGACTCATCGTTAACGATGCGATTGAGCGAATTAACCGTGTTCAGAGTATGACCCTTGAAATGGAAAAAGGTCTGGGTACGCTCGGTGAGCAGGCTGATGGAATCGGCAAGATAATGAACGTGATCACAGATATTGCCGACCAGACGAACCTGCTGGCCCTGAACGCAGCAATTGAAGCTGCCCGTGCCGGTGATGCCGGAAGGGGATTTGCGGTTGTTGCTGATGAAGTCCGGAAGCTGGCTGAAAAAACAATGGAAGCCACCAAGGAAGTCGGAGACTATATCTCTGCCATCCAGAGCGGTACCCGTGACAATATTGACGGTATGACCAAAGCGGCAGCAGAAGTTTCTGCAAGCACCGAGCAGGCTAATAAGGCCGGCGAGGCGCTCAAAGGAATTGTCGAAATTGTCGATGAGACCGCAGGGCAGGTACGCAGTATCGCAACTGCTTCTGAAGAACAGTCTGCGGCAAGTGAACAAATCAACCGAAGCATTGAAGAGGTAAACCTTATTGCCAACGACAATGCTCAGGCCATGCGCGAGTCATCCACTGCTGTGGGAGAACTCATGCACCTCGGTGAGCAGCTTTCCGAACTGATTGAAGAGTTGCGCAAAGCTTAG
- a CDS encoding acyltransferase family protein: MNQRMYFLDNLRAVVILLVVVLHVSLCYMKFSPEWWFVIDPEQSMFFTYVVMLVDVPIMAIMFFLAGYFALPSLQKHGMQGFWLAKLRRIIIPWVLGVLFLTPPAMYMILLSRGMAPGYMDFWTGKFWSSMFSQSVYWFLGMLVVFYLSLCGCYRFLPRLQSPPRFSRNPSPVFPILFITTTAGIFLGMNQFFPVDTWISDYYLIVFQPLRVFVYLLYFWLGILAWKRNWFTRQGYTPHIVPWLIVAAVSAVIYLTFKGMMHARGTEFPIRLGNALGFNVFAYSTLMTGVAIFKAFVNSHNGFWKSFSASSYGIYLFHSLAVYYGAYYLLGMEASPFIKAPILLIGATMSCWVLTVALKKIKGVSSVL; the protein is encoded by the coding sequence ATGAATCAACGTATGTATTTTTTGGATAATTTGCGGGCTGTGGTCATATTACTGGTCGTGGTGCTGCATGTTTCGCTTTGCTACATGAAGTTCAGTCCCGAGTGGTGGTTTGTTATTGATCCGGAACAGAGCATGTTTTTCACCTATGTTGTAATGCTCGTCGATGTGCCTATTATGGCCATAATGTTTTTTCTTGCCGGGTATTTTGCCCTGCCGTCTCTGCAGAAACATGGTATGCAGGGGTTTTGGCTTGCTAAATTACGGCGTATTATTATCCCATGGGTGCTGGGCGTACTGTTTTTGACCCCCCCGGCGATGTATATGATCCTGCTTTCCAGAGGTATGGCTCCGGGGTACATGGATTTCTGGACCGGAAAGTTCTGGAGCTCAATGTTCAGCCAGTCCGTGTACTGGTTTCTGGGTATGCTGGTCGTTTTTTACCTTAGCCTCTGCGGCTGCTACCGGTTTTTACCCCGGCTGCAGAGTCCTCCACGGTTCAGCCGGAATCCTTCACCTGTGTTCCCTATCCTTTTTATTACCACTACAGCCGGTATTTTTCTGGGCATGAATCAGTTTTTCCCGGTTGATACATGGATTTCAGACTATTACTTGATTGTTTTCCAGCCGTTGCGGGTATTTGTCTATCTGCTTTATTTCTGGCTCGGTATACTCGCGTGGAAACGCAACTGGTTCACCCGACAGGGCTATACGCCGCATATCGTGCCATGGCTGATAGTTGCAGCCGTATCAGCGGTCATTTATCTTACCTTTAAAGGTATGATGCACGCCCGCGGAACCGAATTCCCCATCCGGCTCGGCAATGCTCTCGGCTTTAATGTCTTTGCCTACAGCACGCTCATGACCGGGGTCGCAATATTCAAGGCGTTTGTGAACAGCCATAACGGGTTCTGGAAATCATTTTCCGCAAGTTCTTACGGTATCTATCTTTTCCATTCCCTCGCTGTTTATTACGGGGCTTACTATCTGCTTGGCATGGAGGCTTCCCCGTTCATCAAGGCTCCGATACTGCTGATAGGAGCGACCATGTCATGCTGGGTGCTGACTGTTGCTTTGAAGAAGATTAAAGGCGTATCTTCTGTCCTTTAA